TGCGCAAATCAAAGATACATGAAAAAATtgctttcatcttgttttacctGCCAGTAATGGCTTTCCAAACATTCATGCATATAAATTATGATACAAAATGTAAACCACATAGACATATCAGAGTGATAtgcatttaactttttattacaGTCTAATCTgagtaatacaaaaataaatccaaaatCAGCAAATCTCCAACATTTCTCGATAAACACCCTCGCAAGGTTTTGTGCTCAAAATTACTGACGTTATTAGTTTTCTCAGCCTTGCCTTCACAGACTCGCTGAAATATTTGTGATAAAACGAGCCTTGCTATTTTGGTCTAAGCAAAAACTCTCCACAGCCGGCAATTCTTCATGAAAGCACTATAGAGAAGCAGCCGACCGCCAGTGTGATTGACAGCTCCTTTATACTTCACAACAGAGAGAAAGATGAGCTCTCCTGCAGACAGGAAAGCCCATACCCTGAAACAGATCAAGAAGTAAGTTGCTGCTCAGTTTTGGATCGATAATATCTAAAGGGAAAAGCCCACTGGGAGGCTCTTGAGAGGAAATAGCCCAGAGGAAGCAggtaataaaaaagacaagtactTTACACAATACAGAAATGTGTGCTCTAATAAAACACCCACCACTGCTGCCTTTGAATCCTTTAAATGGCATAGATTATTTTGAACCATGAACCCCAGATATGTATTGATTATACTGCAATGTGTTATGAATCTACggttataatatatacagtatgcattAGTAAGTGCCCTTTCTAATGTGTCCCCAGTGTAAAAGGGGGTAATATGTATGGGTAAAAGAGTAATGTGTAATCATGTGAGATGTGATCAGCAATGTGAAATGGAAGATCAGCTCTACGGTCGGTTAAGTGTAATTTAAAACTGCCGCTCAGCAATGAACTGAGGTGTGTTGAGAAGCCAAACTCTGTCTAGTTCTTCTCAGGCCTGCCAGACACTCAAACAGACATGTTCTGTCAGGTCTCAGTTAAGTCCAAGTCTGTCttaagtttttgtttaaaaaggaaaaaacctTTTGTGTTAAGCAAGTTATTATCAATATCACATGATCATGATTGATGtttctttttctgaaataaaaagttggatttaagttacattttttttgtcccatgaaattaaaataaaaaaatgaattattatacaaattatacagATTATCTTTAGATTTTAGTTAATATTAAGTTAATTCCGCCTAAAAGGATCAATGGTATTTTTAGTCCCCTCagacttcagtttctcatcaaatcttttgCTTATGCTTCTCCATAGACGTATTTAAGCTCAACCACTTTTACTGGTAGAGCTGTTAAACAGTTAGACATTTTCTTtgaaaggggaggggctactctatgtcccaccctcacTTCATGTTTAATCATTTCATGATTGATGTGGTTACATTTGACTTTTTTGGACTAGTTTGATTATAAATACTTAAATTAGCAGAGTTCATGTTATTCCAGCTATTTTTATGAATGAAACATTAGTGTTTTTCTTTTACTTGTTCTCCTCctgattttttcctcttttttttagtTAATAAGTTTTTCTGTGTAAATGATTTTGTGATTTTGTTCTACTGACGAAACACTGTAGCTTGCAGTAAAATATGTCACAGTCTGTCTCATACAGTATGCCCCTCACTCAATCATAATCAAGAACCAAGTCTAACTGTTATATAATTGTcttctaaaataatttttcaacTCAGGAACTATTCATCTTTGATGAAAGTCTTTCTGATTATGTGTCTGATAGACTTCCTTCCTTCTTTAAATAACACTGGCACTCAAGGGAAATATTTCTCCTCAACtacaaaaatgtctttaaatttcAGTTCAAGTCATGTCCCAAATCAAATGCTCAGTTAAGTCTCCATTCATCTCTGCACTTATGTTCGGCATTAATTTTCCCCTGTAATAGGCAACATTTTAAACTCAGCCAGTAATCAGCCTCAGAATGGAAATCTGTATATGCGTTATTGAATAATGAGCATCATTCAGCTTATGTGATTTTCTAGATTAAAATGAAGGCAAAACACTTTATAAAATATAGTTAGTCATCATTCAGATGGGGTGACAATTTAATTATCTAGTTATGTGGCGGTTGAAATAATAAGCGACTAACAGGAGCAGCAAGTGCATcaaagcagagctcattaatatttatgACCATTCCAAATACGGTCAAATGGCAGAATGTCATACCTaaatctgtttcttttttttacaattaccTAAGCCATATGCCTAGTatttagatatcagagaacaattcaAACATATTGTATCAGTGCATTCCATGGCATCTTTAAAAATGGCTATGCCATAAGCGGCTGGTTTGTCTTTCCATCTGTGCAGTTTGCTGAAGTTTTGCTCTGTCGTTCCCAGCCTTGACGGATACGGGTGACCTTGCGGTCCACACATGGGGTGATCAGGATTAGTTTCAGGATCAGAACCACACAGGGAACCACTAGAGACAACATATATGCAGGAGGCATCCACCACTTGTAAGGTTTTAGAAATTTATCCCAGCCATAGAGAAATGCGTGAGCAGTACAGAGCAGCACGGTGGTGTAACCCAGTTTAGACtgtaaaagaaacaaaagaataATCATTTTACACTATAGAGGAAATAACAATAATTCGATCAAATACTATAGCTATTTGACAGAATTAATGGGCATATTATATTTTATGGTTATATTAAAAGGCAACACTGCATTTTCTAAAAACTACTATACAGTTGTTCTATATATAATCACATCATTGATTATTGAATACATACTAATTTAAATAGATACTTCACCCccctaaccaaaaaaaaaaaaaaaaaaattctgttattattaaCACAACCTCATGTCATTCTAAACATGTAAGACCTTTGTTTATCTTCAGatcataaatgaataataatattatgaaatcTATGAGCTCCATGACCCCACCACGGAAAGCAAGGGTCCTGAAACGGTCATCAAAACAGTTCATGTGTTATCAGTGCATCAGTGTTTCATTTGTAATTTTATGAAGCAGAAATAATGACTTCATTATGCTCTTCAGGATTATTTAATACTTTTGTGTACAAAATATTATTCTTGTAGCTTGATAAAATTAGTGTTAAACACATAGACTGTTTTGATGATGTTCTTTGGCAAGGCTCTTTTCTGTGCTTTGAACGTTTTAGGGTATTAGCTTCCAGGATCTCAGATTTAATCCAAAACTTTTTAATTATGAAGCTGAATAAGGGTCTTACAAGTTTGGTAGGGTGACTACCTTCGAGTGGGGGTTGAAAATCTTAATCTTTGGGTGAATGATCTCTTTAATATATTAGATATCTTTCAAATctcagcaaagaaagaaaacaacaCTGGCCATATTACTTTCTACTTTCATGTTCTCCAATGAAACTGATGCATTTGAATGGTTATTGTCAATGCAATACCTGCACAAAACTGAACTCCTTCCAGTTTAGAGAGTTGCTCACAGATGGAAGGGATGTAATTCCTAACAGGACAAACAGCCCAAATCCAAGAATTCCCATGGAATAGTAGGAATCATGACGCCAGGCTGCTACATTGTCAAACTCGTAGGTTTTATTATCCTTTACCTGAAAAATAAGATATCAAGaacaacatatatatttttaatcaccGCACTCATTCAGTTGTTTTTGCACATGGGAACACAACATTTGCGcacattttttaatactgttaatgTACTGTAGTAAACAGTGACATCAACCAGTATTTGCAACACACTTCACTTtcataataacattatttattagtaAACCCATGtatttattgtaatgtaatgtaatgtaatgtaatcagtacttaatttgtgaattgcgaagTCCCGGAACGGATGGGGTAACGAATCCGGCATGCTACCTGAGGATGGAAAGGTGTCATGCAGCGGGGCgttggatggcggaggggtgtcgcAGACgaaggacgaaagtgaagaggtttgtggagtcgcggaagaaagtgaaagtaaacatcgGACTGGaaaggagggcggttgaggagagggattggtaaaatgaggtgccggatcaaatttcagaggtgccagatccagcgtgttccagcacaaattaagccctgaatGTAATGTAAAGTGTATTTATATTTAGCACATTCattgtgtatagccatacacccaaagcgctttacaatcataaggggggtctctccacacaaccaccagtgtgcagcatctactggGATGATGCtaaggcagccacaggacaacggcgccagtgcgctcaccacacaccagctattggtagaGTGGAAAgagagtgatagagccaattggGTGGATGGGAATGACTGGGAGGCTGAAGTGGCAACGGCCGATGGTGAAAATTAAGCCAGGACACTGAGGTTACACCCCttctctttacaagaagtgcacAAGAAGTGCCAAGACCTCGGTTAagtgtctcatccgaaagacggcgctcaatgacagtttagtgtccccttcactatactggggcattagaactcacCCCGACCACAGGCTGAGTGCCCCCTggtggtctcactaacaccacttccaattTTATTGGAtcttaaaaacatttctaaagtaATGCagattattactataaaaaagaTTGAAACTTTGaaacaattaaacataaaatgtgTAAGTGTAATTGTCACAATAATCCCAGGAAAATATGCATTAGGTGACCCTGAAATCAAAATCCTCATGGCACTCCAACCCAAATTTGTggttcatctttggaacacaaacaAAGATGTCTGAAAAAGATCTGAAACATTTCTACAGAATCCCTCCATTCAAACTCTTAAATACCCAAAACTCTGacactttaaatattttgtaaaaatgtaaaaaaaaaataaaaataaatccatatgagtttcatttaatttaagtCTTCagagatttatttaattaaaatatttaaccaCACCTGCTTGATGTAAAAGAACAAACTTCAATGTTTTTTGTGCTGCTTGACACGTGCATGCTGTAGACATTGTTCACTAATCAGTTACATGTGAATAAaagtttataaaacatttgttttcacaaAAAGTAAAATTTCAGTTCCGAAGTGTTGGATTAAACCACTTGACTATtgtgaattattaatttaaagtttttattttcagtattaagacagaaatgtcttaaatttgataaaaaaaattaacaaacgtTATGAACACTTTTTTTCATGGGTTCAGAACTACTTAATTAAATTATGGTaaatttttcattttggggtgatcaaaaccaaaaaaattcaaatatggGTTTGTTtggattaatatttattttaaacagcttggaggtaaaaaaaacaaaaacatgttcaTTACAGAACAACTAAGCCTTAGAAATGTAAAAGACATCTTACCAGTGATATAGTGTAGACATTGATCCTGTAGCGCACATAGTATCTGATGGGTATCACAAAAGTGTAGAGAACATGCAGAAAAGCGAAGGCCAGAGCTAACAGGCCCAGCTGCTTCCTGCACAGCATCCAGCGATCTAACCAATCTGGGAAACGACGGTACTTGGTGCCATTATAAAGCTGCAGGAATCCTGCCAAAGCTCCCGGCAGGTAACAGAGGGCCAGCATCACCAGAGAGACAATGGGAAACACCTTGTTGGCCAGCGAGACCATAATGCGGAAAGTGATGTCTTTTCCGTTGGTAACTCGCTCATAGATGACATCTCTCGTGAGGACATAGAAGAAGATGAAAGCTGCTAAACCAATGGCGATGTAGAAAGGAAGCCTCCAGAGGGGGAAGAGTTGCAGGGGCAGATCTTCTAACCCAGCAGCTGCTCGGAGAGAGCCTTTATCCAGAGCAGTGAAACCCAGTCTTTGAGCAATGTCCACTACTTGCTGTTTGGCCTCAGCCTGGTCTCCGCAAATAAGGACCTAATCAAATGatgggaaaaaagaaaataaacaataacaccACTATACAGCATGCCATATGTTGTTGTGTAACAATAACAAATGCAcactgtacaaaaaataaaagaaaagtaaaacaattgacagtttgttgattttgtgatattttttctttttcaaaagttaatgatgtcagaatgtaccggtattttggaatgaatgtgtgaatgagcTTTTTCAGAAAAATTCTGGAACGCCCTTGCATATGTGAACAGAGCTTTTTTGAATATATCGGTAAAGTTTTTCTGGTAATTTTCCGCATA
This sequence is a window from Danio rerio strain Tuebingen ecotype United States chromosome 16, GRCz12tu, whole genome shotgun sequence. Protein-coding genes within it:
- the steap4 gene encoding metalloreductase STEAP4, which gives rise to MNSDSVAMMNLHEKLHKQETTVCIFGTGDFGRSLGLRLLQSGYSVVYGSRDPKNSLLLPKGSKVMAHAAAACEASVIFVAVQREHYGFLTHLASDLEGKVLVDVSNNIKTGLYAESNAEYLSRLVPGATIVKAFNTISAWALQSGGLDANRQVLICGDQAEAKQQVVDIAQRLGFTALDKGSLRAAAGLEDLPLQLFPLWRLPFYIAIGLAAFIFFYVLTRDVIYERVTNGKDITFRIMVSLANKVFPIVSLVMLALCYLPGALAGFLQLYNGTKYRRFPDWLDRWMLCRKQLGLLALAFAFLHVLYTFVIPIRYYVRYRINVYTISLVKDNKTYEFDNVAAWRHDSYYSMGILGFGLFVLLGITSLPSVSNSLNWKEFSFVQSKLGYTTVLLCTAHAFLYGWDKFLKPYKWWMPPAYMLSLVVPCVVLILKLILITPCVDRKVTRIRQGWERQSKTSANCTDGKTNQPLMA